A single Equus quagga isolate Etosha38 chromosome 8, UCLA_HA_Equagga_1.0, whole genome shotgun sequence DNA region contains:
- the FMC1 gene encoding protein FMC1 homolog isoform X1, translated as MSQLPIPRCPMLITDRQARTQGIRFQLATGSAEIASALQPETEDNRYRRHLRAGWNQAESGKPQDRKGPAVSGKNATEQKLRGRVSEIRPVSPARSAPRPRHARFCAGAGAPAQANAYAKSCARRFSARRIGAASRVTSEKLCRAQHELHFQAATYLCLLRSIREHVALHQEFHGKGERSVEESAGLVGLKLPHQPGGKGWEP; from the exons ATGAGTCAACTACCAATTCCTCGCTGTCCCATGCTTATCACTGACCGCCAAGCCAGAACACAAGGCATACGTTTTCAACTCGCCACTGGCTCTGCGGAAATAGCCTCAGCGCTTCAACCGGAAACAGAAGATAACCGCTACAGACGCCACCTAAGGGCCGGCTGGAACCAAGCTGAGTCCGGAAAGCCGCAAGACCGGAAGGGCCCGGCTGTTTCCGGTAAAAACGCGACAGAGCAGAAGCTCAGGGGGCGAGTCTCCGAGATTAGGCCGGTGAGCCCAGCGCGCTCGGCTCCGCGACCCCGACATGCCCGCTTTTGCGCAGGCGCGGGGGCTCCTGCGCAAGCAAACGCGTATGCAAAATCGTGCGCGCGCCGGTTCTCCGCCCGGCGCATCGGAGCTGCCTCAAGG GTTACCAGTGAGAAGTTGTGCAGAGCCCAACATGAGCTTCATTTCCAAGCTGCCACCTATCTCTGCCTCCTACGCAGCATCCGAGAACACGTGGCCCTTCATCAGGAATTTCATGGCAAGGGTGAGCGCTCAGTGGAGGAGTCCGCTGGCTTGGTGGGTCTCAAGTTGCCCCATCAGCCtggagggaagggctgggagcCATGA
- the FMC1 gene encoding protein FMC1 homolog isoform X2 encodes MAALGSPARTLRGLLRELRYMNAATGRPYRDTAAYRYLVKAFRAHRVTSEKLCRAQHELHFQAATYLCLLRSIREHVALHQEFHGKGERSVEESAGLVGLKLPHQPGGKGWEP; translated from the exons ATGGCGGCCTTAGGGTCCCCGGCGCGCACTCTGCGAGGCCTGCTACGGGAGTTGCGCTACATGAACGCGGCCACCGGCCGCCCCTATCGCGACACTGCGGCCTATCGGTACCTCGTGAAAGCTTTCCGTGCACATCGG GTTACCAGTGAGAAGTTGTGCAGAGCCCAACATGAGCTTCATTTCCAAGCTGCCACCTATCTCTGCCTCCTACGCAGCATCCGAGAACACGTGGCCCTTCATCAGGAATTTCATGGCAAGGGTGAGCGCTCAGTGGAGGAGTCCGCTGGCTTGGTGGGTCTCAAGTTGCCCCATCAGCCtggagggaagggctgggagcCATGA